The following proteins are co-located in the Bacillus pumilus genome:
- a CDS encoding (Fe-S)-binding protein yields MNSSKQKEIQQKFQQQMDEKELLNCMRCGFCLPSCPTYIESGQQETHSPRGRIALMKAVRDGVIEPDEDVEHSLNLCLGCRACEPVCPSGVKYGRLLEDARDIIQQHKKQSFPVKLMRRAVFKGLFPSQSRMRQAAGLLRFYQTSGLQTAARKTGMLKVLPSHLQLMEQALPKVPRQKKSRLNEYKATSPARKRVAFFSGCLMDTVFSSTNEATIQLLQLSGCDVVVPPIQTCCGALHGHSGEKEQAKQLAKQNIEAFEETDVDAIVMNAGGCGAFLSDYDHLLHDDPAFQKRSEAFSKKITDISDILVELAFHHRIPLALPEQVITYQDSCHLRNGMGVQSAPRVLMKAIHGVSFKEMKDADRCCGSAGIYNILQPKMSMQILDHKMTEASQTTAAAIVTSNPGCQLQMVAGIKRSGHSPSMRAVHLADLLLEAVQYGKEASSS; encoded by the coding sequence ATGAATTCCTCTAAACAAAAAGAGATTCAGCAAAAATTCCAGCAGCAAATGGATGAAAAGGAGCTGCTCAATTGTATGCGCTGCGGCTTCTGCCTCCCTTCCTGCCCTACCTATATTGAATCCGGACAACAAGAAACGCACTCTCCCCGCGGCCGAATTGCTTTAATGAAGGCGGTAAGAGACGGTGTGATTGAACCAGATGAAGATGTCGAACATTCACTTAATCTTTGTCTTGGCTGCCGTGCATGTGAACCGGTCTGCCCTTCTGGCGTCAAGTATGGGCGATTACTTGAAGATGCAAGAGACATCATTCAGCAGCATAAAAAACAATCGTTTCCTGTTAAATTGATGAGGCGTGCTGTTTTTAAAGGTCTTTTCCCTTCACAAAGCCGTATGCGGCAAGCTGCAGGTCTTCTTCGATTTTATCAAACATCTGGTCTGCAAACTGCTGCCCGTAAGACTGGCATGCTGAAGGTGCTTCCTTCGCATTTACAGCTGATGGAACAGGCACTCCCAAAGGTGCCGCGTCAAAAGAAAAGCCGTTTGAATGAATACAAAGCCACCAGCCCAGCAAGAAAACGTGTAGCATTTTTTTCTGGCTGTTTAATGGACACGGTTTTTTCCAGTACAAATGAAGCGACGATCCAGCTTCTGCAGCTGTCAGGCTGCGACGTTGTCGTCCCTCCTATTCAGACGTGCTGCGGAGCGCTTCATGGCCATAGTGGAGAAAAAGAGCAAGCGAAACAGTTAGCAAAGCAGAATATTGAAGCCTTTGAGGAGACGGATGTAGATGCGATTGTCATGAATGCGGGCGGATGTGGTGCCTTTTTAAGTGATTACGATCATTTGCTTCACGATGATCCGGCTTTTCAAAAGCGAAGTGAAGCCTTCTCAAAGAAAATCACGGATATATCAGACATTCTAGTGGAGCTGGCGTTTCATCACCGCATTCCTTTGGCTTTGCCTGAGCAAGTCATCACCTATCAAGACTCTTGTCATTTACGGAATGGAATGGGTGTACAAAGTGCGCCAAGGGTGCTCATGAAGGCTATTCATGGTGTTTCGTTCAAAGAAATGAAGGATGCAGATCGCTGCTGCGGCTCGGCAGGGATTTACAACATCTTGCAGCCAAAAATGTCGATGCAAATTTTAGATCATAAAATGACGGAAGCAAGTCAAACAACGGCTGCTGCCATTGTCACATCTAATCCAGGCTGTCAATTGCAAATGGTGGCAGGGATCAAACGCTCAGGGCACTCGCCCAGCATGAGGGCTGTTCATCTCGCTGACTTATTATTAGAAGCCGTCCAATATGGAAAAGAAGCGTCCAGCTCATAA
- the glcD gene encoding glycolate oxidase subunit GlcD, whose translation MLDSEFSNQLKKVVGASYVQDSKADRLAYSYDATPNFQHMPDAIVSPHTAEEVKQIVQLCTLYNVPIVPRGSGTNLCAGTCPAKGGLVMLFTRMNQLLEIDEENLTATVQPGLITQELIRQVEERGLFYPPDPSSMKISTLGGNINENSGGLRGLKYGVTRDYVLGLEVVLPNGDIIKTGGKLAKDVAGYDMTRLFVGSEGTLGIVTEATLKLLPLPETKQTMLCLYESLEEAATSVSAIIAERIIPATLEFMDQPTLEVVEDFAKIGLPTDVQAVLLIEQDGNPEAVSRDMQTIAEVCQKHGAKSVNIAHSEEEASALLTARRSALSALARLSPTTILEDATVPRSEIANMVRAIEEIAREYQVKICTFGHAGDGNLHPTCAADARNKEEMERVEEAFQAIFEKAVLLGGTITGEHGVGLMKAPYLELKVKKEGIAAMRAIKQALDPANIMNPDKVFGTARKRVVVS comes from the coding sequence ATGTTAGATTCTGAATTTTCAAATCAATTAAAAAAGGTTGTCGGTGCGTCTTATGTACAAGACAGCAAGGCGGATCGTCTTGCCTACTCTTATGATGCGACACCGAATTTTCAGCATATGCCAGATGCCATCGTGAGCCCTCACACAGCCGAGGAAGTAAAGCAAATAGTCCAGCTTTGCACCTTATACAACGTGCCGATCGTGCCAAGAGGATCAGGAACCAATCTTTGCGCAGGAACTTGTCCCGCAAAAGGCGGCCTTGTGATGCTGTTTACAAGAATGAACCAATTATTAGAAATAGACGAAGAAAACCTCACCGCAACGGTGCAGCCTGGCTTGATTACGCAGGAGCTCATTCGCCAAGTAGAGGAAAGAGGTCTCTTCTATCCACCTGATCCAAGCTCTATGAAAATCTCCACATTAGGCGGAAATATTAATGAAAATTCAGGTGGTCTAAGAGGCTTAAAGTATGGTGTGACAAGAGATTATGTCCTTGGTCTTGAAGTGGTTCTGCCAAACGGTGACATCATCAAAACAGGCGGCAAGCTCGCAAAGGACGTGGCTGGATATGATATGACCCGTTTATTCGTTGGTTCAGAAGGAACGCTAGGGATTGTCACAGAAGCAACGCTGAAGCTCTTGCCGCTTCCAGAAACAAAACAAACGATGCTTTGCTTATACGAAAGCCTAGAGGAAGCCGCTACTTCTGTCTCGGCCATTATTGCAGAGCGGATCATCCCCGCCACATTAGAATTTATGGATCAGCCAACTCTTGAAGTCGTTGAAGATTTTGCGAAAATTGGTCTGCCTACTGACGTTCAAGCGGTGCTATTAATCGAACAGGACGGGAATCCTGAGGCGGTTTCCCGTGATATGCAAACAATCGCAGAAGTTTGTCAGAAGCACGGTGCAAAAAGCGTCAATATCGCACATTCTGAAGAAGAGGCAAGTGCGCTCTTAACGGCGAGACGCTCTGCTTTATCTGCCCTTGCCCGGTTAAGCCCCACAACGATTTTAGAAGATGCCACAGTACCTCGTTCTGAAATTGCCAACATGGTGCGTGCGATCGAAGAAATTGCGCGAGAGTATCAGGTGAAAATTTGTACGTTTGGGCATGCAGGTGATGGAAACTTACACCCCACTTGTGCAGCAGATGCAAGAAATAAAGAAGAAATGGAACGTGTGGAAGAAGCCTTTCAAGCCATTTTTGAAAAAGCGGTCTTACTTGGCGGCACCATTACCGGAGAACATGGCGTTGGTCTCATGAAAGCTCCTTATTTGGAGCTAAAGGTCAAAAAAGAAGGAATCGCGGCAATGAGAGCGATTAAACAGGCACTTGACCCTGCAAATATCATGAACCCTGATAAAGTGTTTGGGACTGCAAGAAAGCGGGTGGTAGTCTCATGA
- a CDS encoding CdaR family transcriptional regulator, producing MLTMTLAEKIVDEVKKVLTEEVIIAQTNGTIIAATDPARIGQFHEGAYVTSLEGQKRILTKNDEQHMKGVKAGINLPIYFEQEVIGVIGMTGDPVHVSPFGEILRKMTELLIQEHEFFQESETDERQLEAFVFDWLHLPETSIDITEKAKRLQLDVQKQRAVVLIDCQDESFMKQDQYKAMKAVLHLTKQEIIVRWGHARFLLMLQTTAEDRDALQQRLFHMHASLSALSTSKILIGAGKPAASHLMKQSFHQAFRALKLAHADTPIVFDEDLTLELFIEEVSQETKEVFLDRTIAPLLPYPELVKTLRVLMTSDYSLKYTAGAMHVHINTLHYRLKRIQDLTTLDPKRMQDAMLFYLALMLLDHDTKKSKKQSDIL from the coding sequence TTGCTCACAATGACACTGGCAGAAAAAATCGTAGACGAGGTCAAAAAAGTGCTGACTGAGGAAGTCATCATCGCACAAACAAACGGTACCATCATTGCGGCAACAGATCCAGCGCGCATTGGTCAATTTCATGAAGGGGCATATGTTACGTCCTTGGAAGGGCAGAAACGAATCCTCACAAAGAATGATGAACAGCATATGAAAGGCGTCAAAGCTGGCATCAATCTGCCTATTTACTTTGAGCAAGAGGTCATTGGTGTAATTGGGATGACAGGAGACCCTGTACATGTGTCCCCTTTTGGCGAAATATTACGAAAAATGACAGAGCTGCTCATACAAGAACATGAATTTTTTCAAGAGTCTGAAACAGATGAACGGCAGCTAGAAGCGTTTGTGTTCGACTGGCTTCATCTGCCGGAGACATCCATTGATATCACTGAAAAGGCGAAGCGGCTTCAGCTTGATGTTCAAAAGCAGCGTGCGGTTGTCCTGATCGATTGTCAGGATGAATCATTTATGAAACAGGATCAATACAAAGCGATGAAGGCTGTGCTGCATCTCACCAAGCAGGAGATCATCGTGCGCTGGGGACATGCGCGTTTTTTGCTCATGCTGCAAACAACTGCGGAAGATCGTGACGCTTTGCAGCAGCGCCTTTTTCACATGCATGCCTCGCTCTCAGCGCTGTCCACCTCGAAGATATTGATTGGTGCGGGGAAACCAGCAGCTTCTCATTTGATGAAGCAATCCTTTCATCAAGCCTTTCGTGCATTAAAATTGGCGCATGCAGATACACCGATTGTGTTTGATGAAGATTTGACGCTTGAGCTTTTTATCGAGGAAGTTAGTCAGGAAACAAAAGAAGTGTTCCTTGATCGAACGATTGCGCCCCTTCTCCCCTATCCTGAGCTGGTGAAAACATTGCGGGTACTCATGACATCGGATTACTCATTGAAATATACAGCTGGAGCGATGCATGTACATATTAATACGCTGCATTACAGGCTAAAACGCATCCAAGATTTAACGACACTTGATCCAAAGCGCATGCAAGATGCGATGCTCTTTTATTTAGCATTGATGCTGTTAGATCATGATACAAAAAAATCAAAAAAACAGTCCGATATTTTGTAG
- a CDS encoding acyl-CoA dehydrogenase family protein codes for MDFELTKEQQMIRQMVKEFAKAEIAPLAQTIDEQAVFPVKTFQKMGELGFMGIPFPEKYGGSGGDTISYALAVEEIGKQCASTGLSYAAAVSLGASPLYYFGTEEQKMDHLVPLASGTALGSFGLTEPNAGSDAKGTKTKAIKDGQEYIISGEKCWITNANFARTIIVTAVTDHDEHGRPVISAFIIEKGQKGLSITNPYDKMGVRGSDTAEIILNEVRVPAHHILGDPNKGFKQFLYTLDGGRISIAALSVGIAQAALDASLSYAKERKQFGQTLSSFQAIQFKLADMAMQIELARQMVWKAAWLKDNGKPFTKEAAYAKLFASEMATKASLDAVQIHGGTGYMKECGVERLVRDAKLMEIGEGTSEIQRLVIARQLLA; via the coding sequence ATGGACTTTGAATTAACGAAAGAACAACAAATGATCCGTCAGATGGTCAAAGAATTCGCAAAAGCAGAAATTGCACCGCTCGCTCAAACGATTGATGAACAGGCAGTATTTCCTGTCAAAACATTTCAAAAAATGGGGGAGCTAGGCTTTATGGGCATACCCTTTCCAGAAAAATATGGGGGCTCGGGTGGAGATACGATATCGTATGCACTGGCTGTAGAAGAAATCGGAAAACAGTGTGCCAGTACAGGTCTTAGCTATGCCGCTGCTGTCTCCTTAGGTGCAAGCCCACTTTATTATTTCGGTACAGAGGAGCAAAAGATGGATCACCTTGTCCCGCTAGCATCTGGAACAGCACTCGGTTCCTTCGGATTAACAGAACCAAACGCAGGTTCAGATGCAAAAGGAACGAAAACAAAAGCGATCAAAGACGGACAAGAATACATCATCAGCGGGGAGAAGTGCTGGATCACAAATGCCAATTTTGCCAGAACCATTATCGTCACCGCTGTTACGGATCATGATGAGCACGGCCGCCCGGTCATCTCAGCCTTCATTATTGAGAAAGGACAAAAAGGGCTATCAATTACAAATCCATATGACAAAATGGGGGTGCGCGGATCAGATACGGCTGAAATCATTTTAAACGAAGTGCGCGTACCAGCGCATCATATATTAGGAGACCCAAACAAAGGATTCAAGCAGTTTTTATATACATTAGACGGAGGACGAATTTCGATTGCCGCCCTTTCTGTTGGAATCGCGCAAGCGGCACTTGACGCCTCGCTTTCCTATGCAAAAGAAAGAAAGCAATTTGGTCAGACCCTCTCATCCTTTCAAGCCATTCAGTTTAAGCTGGCGGATATGGCGATGCAAATAGAGCTCGCAAGACAAATGGTATGGAAAGCCGCTTGGCTGAAAGATAACGGCAAGCCGTTTACAAAGGAAGCAGCCTATGCCAAGCTTTTCGCTTCTGAAATGGCGACAAAAGCAAGTCTTGATGCAGTCCAAATTCACGGCGGAACAGGCTACATGAAAGAATGCGGTGTTGAACGACTCGTGAGAGATGCCAAGCTGATGGAAATCGGAGAAGGGACATCTGAAATTCAGCGGCTCGTCATCGCAAGACAACTGTTAGCGTAA
- a CDS encoding glycoside hydrolase family 10 protein, with the protein MLKKISMMFLTMTLMFIFLLIPSSSLARPMPKGKLESSREMRAVWVASVYNLDWPSKKGLSAADQKQEFIHLLDEIKAMNMNAIIMQIKPTADAFYPSAFGPWSEYLTGTQGKDPGYDPLQFMIEEAHKRGLEFHAWFNPYRITMNHTDLSRLSADHPARKHPDWTLAYGNQLYYNPGIPDAQDFIVGGIEEVVKNYDIDAVHMDDYFYPNKIAGVPFPDQETYETYGKKAFPHIEDWRRDNVNQLVQQINETIKKEKPYVKFGISPFGVWRNIKDDPTGSNTTAGMTNYDDLYADTREWIQQHNIDYVTPQIYWSIGFQAAAYDVLTKWWSNEVKGEPVHLYIGQATYKINQNSDPAWSDPEEYFRQIELNRESPLVQGSMHFSLKDINRNPLNVKDRLIEETYSKPALIPEMPWLHQKAPKKPIIQSVKKTADGAALQIKNDPHSTASYYAVYRLTNKGTYELLQTVRKEKGTMTPVKDLSVKQKKSATYKVTAVNRLHEESKPSTKTVK; encoded by the coding sequence ATGCTGAAAAAGATCAGTATGATGTTTCTGACAATGACTTTGATGTTTATATTCTTATTGATTCCATCTAGCAGTCTAGCTCGTCCAATGCCAAAAGGGAAGCTTGAAAGCAGCAGAGAGATGCGTGCGGTTTGGGTCGCATCGGTTTATAACTTGGATTGGCCTTCAAAGAAAGGACTGTCTGCCGCAGACCAGAAACAAGAGTTCATCCATCTGTTAGATGAGATTAAAGCGATGAATATGAACGCCATCATCATGCAAATTAAACCAACAGCAGATGCCTTTTACCCTTCGGCATTCGGACCGTGGTCAGAATATTTGACCGGGACGCAAGGGAAAGATCCTGGATATGACCCGCTTCAATTCATGATAGAAGAAGCACATAAACGCGGCCTGGAATTTCATGCTTGGTTTAACCCTTATCGAATCACAATGAATCATACAGACCTCAGCCGGTTATCAGCCGATCACCCAGCAAGAAAACATCCTGATTGGACGCTTGCTTACGGAAATCAGCTTTATTACAATCCAGGCATTCCTGATGCTCAGGACTTCATTGTAGGCGGCATAGAAGAAGTAGTGAAAAACTATGATATTGATGCGGTGCATATGGATGATTATTTTTACCCGAATAAAATTGCTGGTGTTCCATTTCCAGATCAAGAAACATATGAAACATATGGAAAAAAAGCATTCCCGCATATAGAAGATTGGCGAAGAGATAATGTGAACCAATTGGTGCAGCAAATCAACGAAACCATTAAGAAAGAAAAGCCGTATGTGAAATTTGGCATTAGCCCGTTTGGTGTATGGCGCAATATAAAAGATGATCCAACTGGTTCAAACACCACAGCGGGGATGACCAATTATGATGATTTGTATGCTGATACAAGAGAGTGGATTCAGCAGCACAATATCGACTATGTCACCCCGCAAATTTACTGGAGCATCGGCTTTCAGGCAGCCGCCTATGATGTGCTGACGAAATGGTGGTCAAATGAAGTGAAGGGAGAGCCCGTTCACCTATACATTGGTCAGGCGACTTATAAAATCAATCAGAACAGTGATCCCGCTTGGTCTGATCCCGAGGAATATTTTCGCCAAATCGAGCTGAACAGGGAGTCTCCACTCGTGCAGGGAAGCATGCATTTTAGTCTAAAGGATATCAATCGTAACCCTTTGAATGTAAAGGATCGATTAATAGAGGAGACATATAGCAAACCGGCTCTCATTCCAGAAATGCCGTGGCTTCATCAGAAAGCTCCAAAAAAACCAATCATCCAATCTGTGAAAAAGACAGCAGATGGCGCGGCTTTACAGATCAAAAATGACCCACATTCTACTGCATCCTATTATGCGGTCTATCGATTGACGAATAAAGGGACGTATGAATTACTGCAAACGGTCAGAAAAGAAAAAGGCACGATGACACCTGTCAAAGACCTTTCAGTGAAGCAGAAGAAGAGTGCTACCTACAAAGTAACGGCTGTTAATCGCCTTCACGAGGAAAGCAAGCCTTCTACAAAAACAGTAAAATAA
- a CDS encoding branched-chain amino acid aminotransferase → MSLQNRLQDLLKEGQALTDFEYDEAARHNWALEGARIKEEARFGDVYIERVDKESEDLIQTEASSFLNTPLTYVKTQQKEFIYIESKWFDVVKVDGLAIEWDEVFQTYTVLFGLKRPKKDTGILKEMLSQLNGAQLQFNGQDGLFDVNLQLLELEDIQEDTSFIDVISAVYRFLFHFIIQLEMNESKNGSNS, encoded by the coding sequence ATGTCATTGCAAAATCGCTTACAAGATTTATTGAAAGAAGGGCAGGCGCTGACAGACTTTGAATATGACGAAGCGGCGCGTCACAATTGGGCGTTAGAAGGTGCAAGAATAAAGGAAGAAGCACGCTTTGGCGATGTATATATAGAGCGTGTGGACAAGGAATCAGAGGATTTGATTCAAACGGAAGCCTCCTCATTTTTAAACACACCGCTTACATATGTAAAAACACAACAAAAAGAATTCATATATATCGAATCGAAGTGGTTTGATGTGGTGAAAGTCGATGGATTAGCCATTGAATGGGACGAAGTGTTTCAAACGTATACCGTGTTATTCGGATTAAAGCGTCCTAAAAAAGACACAGGCATTCTAAAGGAAATGCTGTCGCAATTAAATGGTGCTCAGCTTCAATTTAATGGACAAGATGGCTTATTTGATGTGAATTTACAGCTTCTTGAGCTTGAGGACATCCAAGAAGATACGTCTTTCATCGACGTCATCTCGGCAGTGTACCGATTTTTATTCCACTTCATTATACAGCTTGAGATGAACGAATCAAAAAACGGCTCAAATTCCTGA
- a CDS encoding DeoR/GlpR family DNA-binding transcription regulator, with protein MIKTKRIQQIKEYVFDRESASLDELVAHFGVSKNTIRRDVQTLVESGVLKKVYGGVAVNHSTLVVYQERKTRQLSKKQLIGQTAAAFVENGDMIFVDSGTTTLEMLPYLTEKQVTVVTNNVDFITQAMPFENLTIFSTGGMLERKTNSFVGYQSVERLKAYNVNKAFIASTGLSIDHGVTNSSPLETDIKKTLVQKSAKTFLLVDDSKFDHYALTTFCDLQDIDVVVTNKQPNEDYLQYGKEHDVRFVTPSAT; from the coding sequence ATGATAAAAACAAAACGGATCCAGCAAATCAAAGAGTATGTGTTTGACCGGGAATCTGCCTCACTTGATGAGCTAGTGGCGCATTTTGGCGTCTCCAAAAACACGATACGCCGGGATGTTCAAACATTGGTTGAATCCGGCGTACTAAAGAAAGTATATGGCGGTGTGGCTGTGAACCACTCAACGTTAGTGGTGTATCAAGAGCGTAAGACACGTCAGCTGAGTAAAAAACAATTGATCGGTCAGACCGCCGCCGCTTTTGTCGAAAATGGCGATATGATCTTTGTTGATTCTGGTACGACGACGCTCGAGATGCTTCCGTATTTGACGGAAAAACAGGTGACCGTTGTGACAAATAACGTAGATTTCATTACACAGGCGATGCCTTTTGAGAATCTCACCATCTTTTCGACTGGCGGGATGCTTGAGCGAAAAACGAATTCTTTCGTTGGCTATCAAAGTGTAGAACGTCTAAAAGCATATAATGTCAATAAAGCATTTATTGCGTCAACTGGTTTATCCATTGATCACGGGGTCACGAATTCCTCCCCGCTTGAAACGGATATTAAAAAAACACTCGTTCAAAAAAGTGCAAAAACGTTTTTATTAGTCGATGACAGTAAATTCGATCATTATGCACTGACCACGTTTTGTGATTTACAAGATATTGATGTCGTCGTGACCAATAAGCAGCCAAATGAAGATTATCTTCAATATGGAAAAGAGCATGATGTGCGGTTTGTCACGCCTTCAGCAACTTAG
- a CDS encoding spore germination protein: protein MLKKNKQHQKDPNSVFEALSRSSDFTNELSRSEGFLYRISFFRSLINGNLLHEQILPFIKQLHLTPTLEELKEHIPIEQAVITSDLQEVEQALHRGSIAIRLETDWAKTLLLPIEEKKGRQVGPPEIEFGIISAQEAFVEVLDTNLNLLRRRLPTPDLKVAEKTVGTLTQTKVAVLYIEEIANPQNIETVLQRIEDVDYDQILDANYLAQMLYDVSNTIFPLFLNTERPDRVSSGLTEGKIAIMVDGSPHVLLAPTILLEYFSTMEDYNMSWIAASCFRLLRIFAVIFSIFATPLYVAVLTFHYELIPKDLLETIVASRYLVPFPPIIEALFLEISIELLREAGSRLPAKVGQTLGIVGGIVIGQAAVAAGLTSNILLIIVALSALASFVTPIYKMGTTIRLLRFPFLFSAQIWGALGIAMMGSFLLTHLMKLTSIGRPYLEPIYPLRLADLKGSLIRPQLRFLNKRPDNLRGENRTIHQPKPKQGRKGKNDFYE, encoded by the coding sequence ATGCTGAAAAAAAACAAACAACATCAGAAGGACCCGAATTCAGTATTTGAGGCATTATCGCGTTCCTCTGATTTTACAAATGAGTTATCTCGCAGTGAAGGTTTTCTTTATCGAATTTCTTTTTTTCGATCCTTAATCAATGGAAATCTACTACATGAACAAATTCTGCCCTTCATCAAACAATTGCATCTGACACCCACTCTGGAGGAGCTAAAAGAACACATCCCGATTGAACAGGCTGTGATCACGAGTGACCTTCAAGAAGTGGAACAAGCCCTTCATCGAGGCAGTATTGCCATTCGACTCGAGACGGACTGGGCTAAAACGCTTCTTTTGCCGATTGAAGAAAAAAAAGGCAGACAAGTGGGTCCACCTGAGATTGAATTTGGCATTATTAGTGCACAGGAAGCGTTTGTTGAGGTTCTGGATACCAACTTAAACTTGCTTAGGCGACGGCTTCCGACGCCGGACCTCAAAGTGGCCGAAAAGACCGTTGGCACCCTTACTCAAACAAAAGTAGCCGTGTTATATATTGAAGAAATCGCCAACCCGCAAAACATAGAAACCGTTCTTCAGCGAATTGAGGACGTCGATTATGATCAAATTTTAGATGCGAATTATCTGGCTCAAATGCTTTATGATGTGTCCAATACGATTTTTCCATTGTTCTTAAATACAGAAAGACCAGACCGAGTTTCTTCAGGTCTTACGGAAGGAAAAATTGCCATCATGGTAGATGGGTCGCCTCATGTCTTGCTTGCCCCGACGATTTTACTTGAGTATTTTTCAACAATGGAAGATTATAACATGTCATGGATTGCCGCCTCCTGCTTTAGGCTATTACGTATATTTGCAGTGATATTTTCTATTTTTGCGACGCCTTTATATGTAGCCGTTTTAACCTTTCATTATGAACTGATTCCTAAGGATTTATTAGAAACGATTGTGGCCTCACGCTATCTTGTCCCATTTCCGCCGATTATCGAAGCATTATTTTTAGAGATTTCCATTGAATTACTTAGAGAAGCCGGGTCTCGCCTGCCAGCAAAGGTCGGACAGACACTTGGGATTGTTGGAGGGATTGTCATTGGGCAGGCTGCGGTGGCAGCAGGCTTAACAAGCAATATCTTACTCATTATTGTCGCCCTGTCTGCTCTTGCCTCTTTTGTCACACCTATATACAAAATGGGGACTACCATTCGGCTTTTGAGATTCCCTTTTCTTTTCTCGGCACAGATTTGGGGTGCATTAGGAATTGCTATGATGGGATCTTTTCTTCTTACCCATTTAATGAAATTAACCTCTATTGGCCGGCCTTATCTAGAGCCTATTTATCCACTTCGTCTGGCTGATTTAAAGGGCAGCTTGATTCGTCCTCAGCTCCGCTTTTTGAATAAAAGACCGGATAATTTACGTGGAGAAAATAGAACCATTCACCAGCCAAAGCCTAAGCAAGGCCGGAAGGGGAAAAATGATTTTTACGAATAA
- a CDS encoding tyrosine-protein phosphatase, whose product MNQSNNPFSKLANFREVGGIQTTDEMVIKPGMLYRSADLSRLTKHDIAMFSKLGIQTVCDLRTTSERKSHPPKIKEHDKIVHIPMQPDSMMPSKWTMFRMLVAEAKSLSFTPIMKDLYQSMLTERKKEIQQLFTLLSDEKNYPLMLHCTSGKDRTGFLSALIQLAAGVPVHIVLSEYMRSNEGVQMLVKRQERFVRMMSLYRVSKKQIQPLLGVQQDYLEDVLNEMMDTYGSAERYLIEACEVPEAQLKAMKNILLTPSAGIPSQIAE is encoded by the coding sequence ATGAATCAGTCAAACAACCCATTTTCAAAGCTTGCAAATTTTAGAGAAGTAGGGGGAATTCAAACAACAGACGAGATGGTGATCAAGCCGGGAATGCTTTATCGATCCGCAGATTTATCCCGTCTGACAAAACACGATATCGCGATGTTCTCGAAGCTTGGGATTCAAACCGTTTGTGACCTCCGTACAACCTCAGAACGTAAATCACATCCACCAAAGATCAAGGAACACGACAAAATCGTCCATATCCCTATGCAGCCTGACAGTATGATGCCTAGTAAATGGACCATGTTTCGTATGCTGGTAGCAGAAGCAAAGTCTCTATCATTTACGCCGATCATGAAAGATTTATATCAAAGTATGCTCACCGAACGAAAAAAAGAGATTCAGCAGTTGTTCACATTACTGTCAGATGAAAAAAATTATCCGCTGATGCTTCACTGTACGAGCGGAAAGGACCGTACGGGTTTTTTATCTGCCCTTATTCAATTAGCTGCCGGTGTACCGGTACATATCGTTTTAAGTGAATACATGCGTTCAAATGAAGGAGTGCAAATGCTTGTCAAAAGGCAGGAACGATTTGTCCGAATGATGAGTTTATACCGGGTATCAAAAAAGCAAATTCAGCCGCTGCTTGGTGTGCAGCAAGATTATCTTGAAGATGTGCTAAACGAGATGATGGATACATACGGGAGTGCAGAGCGGTATTTAATCGAAGCCTGCGAAGTACCTGAAGCTCAGCTCAAAGCAATGAAAAACATCCTGCTTACACCATCTGCCGGCATTCCATCACAAATCGCAGAATAA